A segment of the Pseudoalteromonas piscicida genome:
TATCATCACGAAGAATGATGTTAATAACACCCGCTACTGCATCCGAACCATAAGTCGCAGAAGCGCCATCTTTTAGAATATCGATACGTTTAACCGATGACACCGGAATGGTATTTAAGTCCACAAATGATGTTTCGATATCTTTTGCAAATGGGCTAACCGCAACGCGGCGGCCATTGATTAATACAAGTGTCGATGATGCCCCTAACCCTCTTAGAGCAACACTAGATCCACCATTTGCAGTGTCATCGCTTGAGTTACCTTGCGTACTAAAAGTACCAGTACCCGATACCGGCAGCTTTTGCAACGCGCCAATAAGGTCCGTTGATCCCGTTGAAGCTAGATCAGCTGCTGATAAACTTTGGATTGGTGACGGGCCTTCTAAATCTGTTCTTTTAATGTGAGAACCGGTCACTTCAATACGTTCAACTTGCTTCGTTTCTTCAGCCTTAACTTGTTGATTCATGCCGATTAAAACGGCAATAGAGAGCGCACTGAGTGGTAATTTATAGGTCATCCTGTTTCCCCTTAAGTTGATAATTACACTGTAGTTTTTTTAATAATCCAGCCATTATTAGCATACCGAAGCAACTTTAACAATGCATTTATTTAACATTAAGTTTCCAATTTGGGTGTCTAATAGCAGAAATTCACGACGAATAGATATCGTTATTTGCCAGTGTGAATTATTGTCAAAAGAAGGATTAAAGGTGATAAGAGAGGGTTTTATCTGTAAGAAATGCAAGGGTAAAGTAACGTCCAACGAATTTAGTTAGTCTGAATAGCTCCGACTAAAGTCTATAGACGTTACTTTATATTATGATGGGCTAATTATAGTGCCAGCCAAGGTTGCACTGACTTCACATTAGCAGAGTCAGCAAAATGTGTATTGTCGTTTGACCACGTCTTCGGGACGCTGATTTGACAGACTTGCAACTCACACTTCATTGTAGCGTCGGTAACGGTTTGACTTCTGCCAAAGGTCACAATAACTCCCTGTTGCTCAGGCAGCAAAAATGACAGTAAGTTTTTAATAAAAAAGCCTGAGAGATCAGCCAGTAGCTCTTCAAATTCCTGTTGCATTTTATAAAGGTCAGCTTTGCTCAAAGATGTTGTGTTAAATAACTCAGCTTCAATCTGCATTTTTAGCTGGCAGTCCGAGTTTGCGCCCTTCGTTTCAATCACTACTTTTGCTTTGTCTTTGTCCAATTCTTTGTCAAATGGCAGCAAGAGCTGCGCTTCTTCTGTGTATGACAATGAGAAGCTCGCTTCCTCGGTCACAATATTACCCGTCGTGATTTTACAGGCTTGCATACTCACTGTATCAACAAGGTAAAAACCCACACGTGCAAACTCAAACTCGCCTTTACTTACCACTTTTAGTCTGTCGTAAAAGCTGTCGTATGCAAAGGTGACCGTTTTGGCAGAGGCTATCGCACTCCAAAGTGCCATTATCAGGACAACTACAATCTTACTCTTCATCAAAATACGCTCGGTTATGCCTTATCATATCGTTAAGTTCGTTCACGTAGTCTTCACCACGCTCTGAATAACTCAACAGACCACTTGTTAATACTGTCGCGTCAATCGGCGCTTTTTGAGCTCGCAGCTCTGCTCGTACCGAACGCAACTCCCTGTATGCATCATTGGTGTTAATATTTCTAAAGTATGACTTGACCGCGGCTCTTACCGACTGAAATGCTCTAACTTCGTGATCGGCCGCATCTTCTCGCCGCTTCGGCACCATGCCGCAGCCTTTGGTGTAACACCATTGGCCAAAAAAGTTTAACCCAATCCGTGCAAACCGTGACGTGCCCCAGGCAGATTCATTAGCAGCTTGCATCAGCGCCAGCTCTTTAGGAATAATATCCACTCGGCGCAGTGCTCTTTTGAGCGAAGATTCATTGATGGCTTCGCCTTTTAAATCATACTTGGTGAAAATCATCGCAATCTTTTCTATTTGTTTGCGTGTTAGCGTTTCATCAAATTGCACCATCATCAGAGCGATTTCAAGCGTTGCCCGCTGCTCTAAGATCTGTTTATTTTCGGCTTCTACGTGCGGTTTAATAAAGTCGAAAAACGCCGTTTTCTTTTCCTTAATGTCACGAATGGCTGAAAAATTAGGTAGCTTTACGCTATGGAGTGGCTTTTCCGGCACCTTAGGTACAACCTCTGCACCGGTATCCTCTTGATCTAAGGTAGAATCTTGAGGACCTTTATCTTGGATAAAAGGATAAATTAACGCCCAAATGGTCACTAGGGCAACAATGAGTTTAATCAGTTTAGCTTGCATACTTCTCCTCGCAGTGGCGTTGTTCTGGAAACGGAGTCTCTTTCCTTAAGTCTCTAAGAACTTTTCTCAAGCTCGCTCAATAACAGTTTTATTCTGTTACTATAGTTTGATAGAGCGTTGATAAATTGCGCCAAAATAACAGTATTCAAAAATAGCGGCTGATAATATCAAAAGCCACAATTAAACGCGAATTTTCGTTCAGTTATCGTACATAGTTTAGACGAGTTTGAGATATAAAGAAAAAGGAACAGAAGTATGACGTCTAACGCTTGGCAACAGCGTCTGCTATCGCAGCAAAAAAACCGCCCTAACGACAATCGCTCAGCATGGCAAATAGATCGTTCTAGGATCATACATGCCGCTGCTTTTAGGCGCTTGCAAGCCAAAACCCAAATTATGGCAATCGGCGTCAATGACTTTTACCGGACTCGCTTAACGCACTCTTTGGAAGTATCGCAAATAGGCAGCGGTTTACTGCGCCATTTAAGAAAACAACACCCCGAATTTGAACACTTTCCTTCGACAAGTCTTATTGAAACTTTGTGTCTAGCGCATGATATCGGCCATCCGCCTTTTGGCCATGGTGGAGAAATAGCGCTTAATTACCTTATGCGTGATCACGGAGGGTTTGAAGGAAACGCTCAAACCTTGCGTATCGTCACCAAGTTGGAACCATACACTAAAGGTTATGGCATGAACTTAACGCGCCGCACCTTATTAGGTTTTATTAAATATCCTGCATTAATCGACACACTTTGGTATCACCAACCGACGCAAACACAAACTCGAAAATACATATTATCTAGTGATTGGCTGCCTGCTAAAGGCATTTATCAATGCGACCAATCGGTATTTGATTGGATCCTCTCGCCATTTTCTCAAAACGACCAAATAAAGCTGCAAGAAACCGAGATAAAAGACACCTTCCGTCGCAAGACTAAGTTTAAATCGTTAGATTGCGCCATTATGGAATATGCCGATGATATCGCCTATGCAGTTCATGATTTAGAAGATGCGATAGCAACCGAGACCCTTAACGAGGCAGCATGGCATGATTTTGCGCGGCCTGAATTACAAAAGTTAGACTCATCTTGGCTAAAGCACAACTTACAACGCGTAAGCGAGAGTTTATTTTCAGAAGATGAATCTAATCGTAAAGATACCATAGGTGAACTCGTCAACCTGTTTATTGTGCACTGTAAACTCACCGTTCAAGACTCAGATTTTGACTCAGCCCTACTTCATTTTACCGTTGAGATGGCACCCGAATTTCAGGAAATCCTGCAAGTATTAAAAGTGTTCGTATATCGAAGATTAATTCGTGAACCTAAAATGCAGCAAATTGAGTTTAGCGGTCAAAACCTGCTTATTGATTTATTTGAAGTTTTTGCCAGTGATCCCATGCGATTATTGCCGTATACAACCCAAACATTGTACCAGCAAGCAACCGATGAAACGCAGCAAATGCGCGTGTTAGCGGACTATCTTGGTGGCATGTCTGATGAGTATGCACGAAAAACGCATCGACGCTTATTTACCGGGGAACTGTAAACTCTATTCGTAGAGCCAAGACTTAATCATGAAAAATTCGCATACATTGGCGATTAATTCATTCTTTAATTTTTCTTAAGCCTTTCTTAAGTATCGGCATATATGTTTTGCACGTAGCTTGATATTTTTCAGTTGGAGCATATATGCCAGCCAAAACCGTTGCGGTATTCGTGTTAGTCACTTCAATCACTCCTGCGTTTGCTGGTGACCCATTTAGCATCGACTCCCTTTGCAATAATAACGCTGAACATCGTAATAAAATGGCTCGACAGACGGATAAAGCAAGCCAAGAGAAAAACATCAATATTGAGTCTATCGAAATAAACTCAAACCCTATTTTTAACCCTGACGACCCAGAAACGACCTCTTTCCATGACTTCGTAAACTGGCTGCATATAGAAACCCGAAATGCAACTATCGCTTCTCAACTCCCTTTTCAGGCTGGTGACCTAGTCAGCGAGGCCGATATTTTAGAGGCTGAGCGGATCTTGCGTGCTAAAAAATACATCAGAGAGGCGAAAATCAACTACGCCAAGCCATGCAACAGTGCCGAGCCACAGAAAATATCAGTGCAAACGTGGGACACCTGGAGTTTGCTGCCCAGCGTAAACTTTGGCCGAAGTAGTGGAAACAATAAGTTAAGTTTGGGGTTTAAAGAGGAAAACTTGTTAGGGCATCCGTAAAATACAAATCTGACCATGAACGCTCCGGTTACCATAGCGTATTGCAAATGCCCTGCGCCATGGCAACCACATGCCATGATAACAGTGCAAGCAGATGATTATGATGACGGTCAAATATTTATGACTGACATTTATCAACCTTTCTATCAGCGCTCCAGCTCTTTGTTATATAGAGCTTATATTAATGCACAAGAGCAAACGACTTCTATCTATCATAACGGTCAAACAGAAAGTCAGTTTCGATATAATGGTACATCTGCGCAGTTTGCTTATGGCCGTTTATGGCAGCAAACCAATAGCACCACACTAAGGTGGATAGCCGGTGTCGATTACCAAGATGTAAGCTACGACGAGCAAAACTTAGCCACAAGAGATAACCTTAATGACTTCAAGCGGTTAGCGCCTTGGATTAGCCTTCAATATATCGAAGATAATTATATCGTGCTGCAGGATGTAGATTTAATCAATCACAGTGAAGATTTCAACCTCGGATGGTCACTTGCGGCCAAGGCAGGTATTGATACCGAAGCGGACGGAGTTGGCTCAATTTGGGAGTTTTCAGCCAACAAAGCATGGCTATTTAATGAGGATATCTTATACCGATTTAAAGCATCAACCAATGCCCAAATTGGCACGCAGCAAGGTGATAGAGTATGGTCTACTCTCGCTGCAAAGGTAAATTATCGCTGGACCGATAGTTTTGCTTTTTATGCTGATGTCATTGCTGCGTGGCAAAACAAGGAGTTTGCCGAGCGTCCTCTTGCTCTCGGTGGAGATGAAGGGATCCGTGGCTTCCCACAAAGCTATCAACAAGGTACGCAAACGGTCAAATCTTCATTCGAACTCCGCATGTACCCTAACATTAATATTTATCAGCTTATTGATTTAGGGTTCGTTGGCTTTGTTGATATGGGAAAAGCATCCGGGAAGATACAACATCCTAATATAAGCAATAACATGCTAGGCAGTGTAGGGCTCGGAGTTCGTTTATATTCCGCACGTTCAAGTAACGAAAACGTAGTGCATATAGACTTTACTAAACCATTAAGTAATTACCCTGAAGTTGACAGCTGGGAACTAGGTTTATCAGTTGAGACTCACTTTTAAATAGCGCCTCAAAGGGTCAATGTAAAGGTGATGGTGCTCCCTTCCAACGTAACAGTGAGTTCCGCGTCAATGGCTTCAGCAAAGGCCCTAGCAATAGGCAACCCCAAGCCAAAGCAGTCATTCGCGCTTCTCGATTGGTCGCTTTGCCATAGTGGTTCAAATAATTGTGCTAAATTCACACTTACGAGCTCGCCAGAAACCTGATTGCTCACTCGAACATTTATTCCATCCATCGCCCCTTTTTCAACAACAATAAGTGCTTTTGAACCCAGTACACGGTGACGCTTGGCATTTTTTAGTAAGTTACCAATTATACTCTCGACTGCCATTAAGTTGGTCTGAATTGGACATTCTGAGCGAGTTGTCTGAATCTCAACATTATCAAATGCTATCTCACCTATCGAGCGGTTGACGACTTGCAATACATCAACAACATCGTCTTTGGGTAGCTTTATCTGCTCGTATTTATGTAGCAACATCACATTGGTGACGATGCTTTTCATCCGCTGACTTATTCTTAATACTTCTGGCACAAAGTCATCCGCCAGTTCATTGTCTTCGGGAAAGCGTGAAATAACTTCCGCCAAATTAATGAGCTCCGTAATGGGCGTTTTTAATTCATGCGAAATATCTGAGGTTAAGCGCTTTTCTCGCAAGTACAGTTGTCTGTTTTCAACGATAAAACGGTTTAAGCTTTGCTCAACGGGTAATAGCTCAGAGACTGGCTTTTCTAATATTATGGTGTCTGAATCTTTAGAGAAATTTAGTTTGGCTATCTGAGCGTTCATGCTATTCAACGGCGCGAGACCAACATCGACCGTTTTACGCACAAAGACACGAATAAACACCACAACACATACGATAGTCACGATAAAAACGATATCGATGAGCCAAAGAATAAAGTCCAGTCCCTCCGACGAGGCCGCGTAGGCAATAACAAGCTCATCATCAAAAGATTTTTTTTCCCCTTTTAGGGTATGGATCTGCGGAATAAAACGGGTATATATGATCCGTCCCGCACGACCATCTGGCAGGGTTTCACTTACCACTTTACTTTCACCAAGTGATAGCGACAAATAGGGTAACTCGTGTTGCGAAAAAAGATCTAAGCTGTCAGAGCGTGCAAACACTCGGTCGTTCAACCAGATTTGATAATATTCAGGCTCGATATTACCTGTAAACTCAGGTAAAAACTCACCGGAAAAGTGTAGTTCTAGATGATCTTCATCTTCAGAGACTAGCGTCATCAGCATACCAACTTTTGTATGCATCGCTTTGTCGAATTGTGAGTCAATCCAAGAGTCAACAGCCAAATCTGTGGCGAGTAAAATGGCGACTACAACACCTGTGATGGTAATTGATAATGTTCTAACTAAGTTCCCTCGGATCGACTTCATGGTAGTTGCTCAACATAATATCCAAACCCGCGTTTAGTTTTAACTGGCAAGCATTGACCCAGCGCTTTGACCTTTTTGCGTAGCGAAGAAAGGTGAGCTTCGATGGCATTTTTCGACACACTATCGAAGTTGCCGGTAATATAAGTGCTCAATTTTTCTGGTGTAATAATCTTATTTTGATTAGTAAACAAACATTCCAAAATTTTATACTCATTGGGTGTTAAGTCTATCCGCAGCCCTGCAATTAACGCCGACTTTAGCTGCAAGTCAATGGTCAAGAAGCCATGCACGATTTCATCACCATCTTGTTTAAATGCCCCTCTTCTCATTAGCGTTAATAGCCGTGCATGCAGCTCATCAAACGAAAAGGGCTTGGCGAGATAGTCGTCTGCACCACTTAATAAACCCAGCACTCGGTCTTCAGGTTGTGACTTTGCTGACAACACCAACACTCGAGTGTCATTCTTCTGTTGTCTTAGCGCTTTAAGCACACTTATGCCATCCAAACTGGGCAACATAATATCTAAAATAATTACATCATAGTGATCCATCAGCGCCATACTCAAACCGCTAGAACCATCCGCCATATCATCTACCGTAAAGCCCAGTTTAGAGAGCCCTAAGGTTAAGCTGCGACGCAGGGACTCAGAATCTTCAATCAGTAATACATTCATAAATAAACCTTTGGCTAGTGCTTAATATCACATAGCTTAGTTGCTCAAACTTAAGATTCGCTAAAGAGAACTTCAACTTTCATTAATTCCGAAGGATTTCCTAAGCTTTTCTTAAGTTTCTTCGGATAGTCTTGTGATAAATGCAGCTATTCTTAACACTCTATGAACAAAGTACACTTTTCAACTCCTTATGCAAAACCCTTCATGGTGTTTTTTCTTTCCTTGTTGATGATTTTGACGCTTAGCCGTTTAGGACTATCAGCTTGGATGTTAGAGAGAATGGCAGGCTCTGATCCTTTGACCTTTGTGATATCAGGCCTGCGAGTTGATTTGAGCACTACCGCATATCTGGCGATACCGCTCTTATTATTAATGGTCGCGCACTATTTTATACCTAAACCACTGAAGCCTTTACTTACTGCGCTAGTAACGGGATATATTGCATTGAGTATTGCA
Coding sequences within it:
- a CDS encoding response regulator transcription factor, with amino-acid sequence MNVLLIEDSESLRRSLTLGLSKLGFTVDDMADGSSGLSMALMDHYDVIILDIMLPSLDGISVLKALRQQKNDTRVLVLSAKSQPEDRVLGLLSGADDYLAKPFSFDELHARLLTLMRRGAFKQDGDEIVHGFLTIDLQLKSALIAGLRIDLTPNEYKILECLFTNQNKIITPEKLSTYITGNFDSVSKNAIEAHLSSLRKKVKALGQCLPVKTKRGFGYYVEQLP
- a CDS encoding anti-phage deoxyguanosine triphosphatase; the encoded protein is MTSNAWQQRLLSQQKNRPNDNRSAWQIDRSRIIHAAAFRRLQAKTQIMAIGVNDFYRTRLTHSLEVSQIGSGLLRHLRKQHPEFEHFPSTSLIETLCLAHDIGHPPFGHGGEIALNYLMRDHGGFEGNAQTLRIVTKLEPYTKGYGMNLTRRTLLGFIKYPALIDTLWYHQPTQTQTRKYILSSDWLPAKGIYQCDQSVFDWILSPFSQNDQIKLQETEIKDTFRRKTKFKSLDCAIMEYADDIAYAVHDLEDAIATETLNEAAWHDFARPELQKLDSSWLKHNLQRVSESLFSEDESNRKDTIGELVNLFIVHCKLTVQDSDFDSALLHFTVEMAPEFQEILQVLKVFVYRRLIREPKMQQIEFSGQNLLIDLFEVFASDPMRLLPYTTQTLYQQATDETQQMRVLADYLGGMSDEYARKTHRRLFTGEL
- a CDS encoding DUF2987 domain-containing protein, with the protein product MALWSAIASAKTVTFAYDSFYDRLKVVSKGEFEFARVGFYLVDTVSMQACKITTGNIVTEEASFSLSYTEEAQLLLPFDKELDKDKAKVVIETKGANSDCQLKMQIEAELFNTTSLSKADLYKMQQEFEELLADLSGFFIKNLLSFLLPEQQGVIVTFGRSQTVTDATMKCELQVCQISVPKTWSNDNTHFADSANVKSVQPWLAL
- a CDS encoding histidine kinase dimerization/phospho-acceptor domain-containing protein — protein: MKSIRGNLVRTLSITITGVVVAILLATDLAVDSWIDSQFDKAMHTKVGMLMTLVSEDEDHLELHFSGEFLPEFTGNIEPEYYQIWLNDRVFARSDSLDLFSQHELPYLSLSLGESKVVSETLPDGRAGRIIYTRFIPQIHTLKGEKKSFDDELVIAYAASSEGLDFILWLIDIVFIVTIVCVVVFIRVFVRKTVDVGLAPLNSMNAQIAKLNFSKDSDTIILEKPVSELLPVEQSLNRFIVENRQLYLREKRLTSDISHELKTPITELINLAEVISRFPEDNELADDFVPEVLRISQRMKSIVTNVMLLHKYEQIKLPKDDVVDVLQVVNRSIGEIAFDNVEIQTTRSECPIQTNLMAVESIIGNLLKNAKRHRVLGSKALIVVEKGAMDGINVRVSNQVSGELVSVNLAQLFEPLWQSDQSRSANDCFGLGLPIARAFAEAIDAELTVTLEGSTITFTLTL
- a CDS encoding glucosaminidase domain-containing protein; the encoded protein is MQAKLIKLIVALVTIWALIYPFIQDKGPQDSTLDQEDTGAEVVPKVPEKPLHSVKLPNFSAIRDIKEKKTAFFDFIKPHVEAENKQILEQRATLEIALMMVQFDETLTRKQIEKIAMIFTKYDLKGEAINESSLKRALRRVDIIPKELALMQAANESAWGTSRFARIGLNFFGQWCYTKGCGMVPKRREDAADHEVRAFQSVRAAVKSYFRNINTNDAYRELRSVRAELRAQKAPIDATVLTSGLLSYSERGEDYVNELNDMIRHNRAYFDEE
- a CDS encoding ShlB/FhaC/HecB family protein, giving the protein MITVQADDYDDGQIFMTDIYQPFYQRSSSLLYRAYINAQEQTTSIYHNGQTESQFRYNGTSAQFAYGRLWQQTNSTTLRWIAGVDYQDVSYDEQNLATRDNLNDFKRLAPWISLQYIEDNYIVLQDVDLINHSEDFNLGWSLAAKAGIDTEADGVGSIWEFSANKAWLFNEDILYRFKASTNAQIGTQQGDRVWSTLAAKVNYRWTDSFAFYADVIAAWQNKEFAERPLALGGDEGIRGFPQSYQQGTQTVKSSFELRMYPNINIYQLIDLGFVGFVDMGKASGKIQHPNISNNMLGSVGLGVRLYSARSSNENVVHIDFTKPLSNYPEVDSWELGLSVETHF